The sequence below is a genomic window from Synechococcus sp. PCC 7335.
TATCAGCTTCTAAAAAGCGAGGGGTGCGTTTTCTTTTTGATACAGAAGTCACTGGTTTAGAAATCCGAGGAACCAGATGCAACAGCATACAAACAAAGAACGAAGTGATTGTTGCAGATTGGGTAGTTTTATCAGCTGGACTAGGAGCGGCTAATCTATCCAGGATATCAGCTGAGCCTCTAGAGCTAATACCGGTATTGGGTCAGGCGATGGAGATTGAGTTGAGCACTGAAGTCGGCGATCGCACTTTTCAACCTGTGATCAATGGTGACGATATTCAGTTTGTTCCACTCGGAGGCAAGCGCTATTGGTTAGGCGCGACGGTAGAATTTCCTGAAGGCAACCTCCCATTGAGTGCAAAGGCTAATGGATTGAAAGATTTGCAGCAGGCGGCAGCGCGATTTTGTAGTGTGATCGCCCAGGCCAACATCCTTGATACCTGGAGCGGCCTACGCCCTCGCCCAGTAGGACAACCAGCCCCTGTGATTAAGCCTTTGGGTGATATAGAAAACGTCATACTAGCCACAGGCCACTATCGCAATGGTGTATTACTCGCGCCTGCTACCGCCAAAGCAGTATGCCAACATCTAGAAGCTATGTAATTCAACTTAAAGCAGCGAACGCTATATGTTCTCTAAAGAAAACTGGTACATCGTCAAACAAGATTCCCAAGCATGCAAAATTGTGTCTGAACAAGAGCTAGAAGCATTGACCGAAACAGACGGCGAAACAGCATCGCCTGCTGGAGCGCCTACATCTGGGGCACCTGAAGCGCCTATACAATGGGGGCCGTTCGAAACACAAGAGCAGGCCATTGCGAAACGCATTGGCCTAATCAGGGCTGGAAAATGTCAGCCCGTGATCTGAGCTGATCAATTATTGTGCAATTACTGCCACGCCTAGCGATCTGCAGCGCCAGCACTGCTTGCAGACTGACGCTGCAAACGAACTTCGTCCGTTAAAACTTTCACGGCTTCTGCATACTGCGGATCGTCCAAAGTACCAACTTTGTCGCGATCTTCTACCAGTGCCTCACGCTCTTCATCGCTCAGCTCTACGATGTAGTCAGGCTCGATGCCTAGCTTATTGATATCTCGCCCAGAAGGCGTTAGATATTTGGCAATGGTCACAGCGATTCCAGACCCATCCGTCAGCCCTCTTACTGATTGCACCAGCCCTTTACCAAACGTTTGCGTCCCTACGAGCGTCGCTCGCTGATTGTCTTGCAATGCACCGGAGAGAATTTCACTCGCGCTAGCAGACCCACCATCTACCA
It includes:
- a CDS encoding FAD-binding oxidoreductase → MRPKVVVVGCGVVGAMIAYELSLHVAADIYVIDQHQPAQGSTGAALGVLMGVISRKVKGRTWQLRETSICRYRSLVRELHQQGYPVPFNTQGILSLCFNEDQLPRWHALKKKRAEQGWPLDIWRPGELAEKCPHIELENEFKNESGDRVLQSVAAAIYSPADAQVHPAQLTQALVSASKKRGVRFLFDTEVTGLEIRGTRCNSIQTKNEVIVADWVVLSAGLGAANLSRISAEPLELIPVLGQAMEIELSTEVGDRTFQPVINGDDIQFVPLGGKRYWLGATVEFPEGNLPLSAKANGLKDLQQAAARFCSVIAQANILDTWSGLRPRPVGQPAPVIKPLGDIENVILATGHYRNGVLLAPATAKAVCQHLEAM